The DNA sequence ATAAGTTATATTGCTGAAAGACCATCCCGATTTTACTGCGCATCGCGCGTAAGTGCTTCTCATTAGCGGGGGCGGGCTTACCGTCGGCCGGTCGGTGCCACAATCGTTCACCATCTACTTCAATCGTTCCGGAAGTCGGTTGCTCCAACGTCATTAGCATGCGGATGAGCGTCGTTTTTCCAGAACCGCTCGGCCCGATAATCGCTACTTTCTCACCTGTAGCAACCTCTAAATTGACGCCTTTCAGCACTTCTGTTTCACCGAATGTCTTCTTGACGTGAGTATAGCGAACCATCGGACGCCTTTTATTTGCTTTGTTTACCTCACTTTGGGCAAAACTTGCCGTATTTCTTCCTTCTTGCATCACGTCACCACACCTTTCTGAGCAGATTTCCCTTTTAGTTGCATACGCTGCTCGACTTTACGCACGAGAATAGCCGACGGATAACTGAGAACGAAAAACAACAGTCCGACGATCGTCATCGGTTCAAGATAGCGGAACGTTTCCGAGCCAATAATTTTTGCTGTCTGTAGCATTTCTACGACTGTAATTGCCGATAGCAAGGGGGTTTCTTTGAACATGACGATTAAGTAGTTTCCTAACATCGGGATAACCGGCGGTATCGCCTGTGGCAACACGATGTGCGTCCACGTTTGCACCCGTGAAAAGTTAAGAGCTTTACTCGCTTCCCACTGACCTTTCGGCACAGCTTCGATCCCGGAGCGATAAACTTCCGACATGTACGTGCTGTAGTGCAAGCCGAGGCCGATCGCCCCCGCCGTAAACGGGGAAAGCGACATGCCGATGTAAGGTAGCTGCGGCCAGGCGTAAAACAAGAAGAACAGTTGAACGAGCGGCGGTGTACTCCGCACAAACTCGATGAAACCGATCGTCGGCCACGCGATTAGTTTCCACTTGCAACGCCTGCCGAAGGCGAGAACGAGTCCGAATACGAGGGCGATCGCATAGGCCGCGACCGTCGCCGCCAATGTAATCCCCATCGCTTGAAACAATGTAGGGAAGATAGAGAGGGCAAATTCCCAATCCCAGGTCATCGCGTCGCCACCCCCTTCGAAGCGCGTTTTTCAAGCCACCGGGCGGTCAAAATGAGTGGCAAGGCGATGACAAAATAGAGCACGAGCAACAGGAAGAAAATTTCTCCTTGTTGGGAAGTGTAGCTGTTCCGAAGCATCATCGCTTGATAGGTCAAATCACCTAACGTAATGAGGGAAACGAGAGAAGTCCCTTTTAACAGCTCGATTGACGTATTGCAAAACCCGGGCAACATGATCGTTAACGCTTGTGGCAATATGACAAAGCGCATCCGTTGCCACCGCGTCATATTAAGGGCGATCGCCGCTTCAGTCTGCCCGTGCGGGACTGCCTGGATGGCTCCGCGCACAATTTCTGACGCATAGGCACCGTAGTTGAGACTCAAGGCGATCACACCGGCAAGTAAAGGGGAGAGTTCGAGTCCGAACGCAGGTAAGGCGAAGAAGATCCAAAACATCTGTACTAAAAGCGACGTCCCGCGAAACAGCTCCACATACACCGCCGTTATACGACGCACGATCCGCGAGCGCGACAGTCGCCCGAAACCGGCGACAAAGGCGATCACAAACGTGAAGATCGCGGACAGTACGAGAATTTGCACGGTGATTCCGGTACCTCGCAATAATTCAGGTAAAAAGGTTGAAGATGAGATAGTACTTACACCCCTTTGATTTACATGCCATTTAGTGACATGCGGAACGCTTTTTTAAAAATACGTCCTTTAGACGTCTAGACGTCTTATGATGTGATGTGTTCCATTTCCGATGGGTTACTTTTCACTGCACAACTGTTTGGTCGTCATGTCATCAGGTAGATTGTCTTCTGTGAACCCAAATTGTTCGATAATCTCGAGTAGCTTACCGGATTCTTTTAGTTTTTTTAATTCTTCGTTGTACTTTTTCCGTAGTTCGTCATCTTCTTTCCGGAAGGCGGCTGCACCGTAGTTTACGACGCTCTTCCCGTCAATAATCGGTTGCTTAAAATCGTCGACAATTTCTACTTTCGACGACTCTTCAGACTGAAGCGCGCTGCGAAGTGTTAAATCGGTCATCGTCGTCGCATCGACACGCCCGGACTCCACGGCGGAAATGTTAGCCGGAATATCTGGCGCGATGACGATTTGCTCCTCTTTTACACCGAGCTTTTTCAAATAGCCGACTTGGTTGGCGCCTGCCATGACCGAAACTTTGACGTCTGGATTTTTTGCGATATCCTCATAACCGTGTAAATTTTTTGGATTACCCTTTTTTACGGCTAGCGCTTCGCCATACTTTACTTCCGGTTCGGCAAACGCGACTTCTTTACACCTTTCTGGCGCAATATACATTCCCGCTGTAATGACGTCAAACCGCTCGGCTTGTAAACCGGGAATGAGTGAGCCGAATTCGGTCACGTGCCCTTCCATTTCTTCAACCCCGATTTCCTTAAAAATCGCGCGGGCAACTTCAACGGCTTCACCCGTAATTTTACCATCCGAAGTTTTATAACCGTACGGTTTCTCATTGGCAAAACCGATCGTCACTTTGCCTTTACTTTTAATCCGTTCAAGTGTTTTCCCGTTGTTGTCACCTTCTGAACCACAAGCGACAACCCACATCGAAAGTAATAAAACGATCGACAAGGAAATAAATTTCTTCACCGTTTTCCTCCTTAAAAGTCTTGTAATTATAAAAAAAGAGTAATGTCTCATAACCCTTAGTTGTTATGGTAGCATAATGACATCTTGCGACAACTGATCGATGCTGCACTATCTCCGTACGATTGACAGCGATCGAGAGTATACCGTTAGCAGACCGGTCGTGTCGATTCGAGAGCGCAAATAATTCGCGTTAATTCGCGTTAAAGGCATAAATAAAAAAATAGTGTTGTCGAGACCTGTTTCGGTGCGACAAAGGAGTAACGCAAGGAAGGAGGCATGCAAAGAAGAGGAAGAAGAGGATGAAAGGGATGAAGGGGACGAACTTACAGACTAATCGAAGTGCGGACCTTTAAGGATCGGGTACCTTAAGGTCCGCTTTTTGTTGTGACGACATCTAAATATGCAGTTGCAGTTACGACAGGAAAGATAAACGGTGTAAACTTACGCTTGTCGCTGAAAAAAAGTGGCGAGTGGCGTTTTTTGTAAATAGCGAACGATGATGACGCCGATGACAGCGCCGCATACACTACTGACGAGAAAACTAGGGACGAAGGCGAGGACGGCCTTTTCTTCCCCGAATACGAGGCGAGCTATCGGCACGCTCGCGATGGCCCCGATCATTCCCGTCCCGATGATCTCACCGCCCGCGGCAAGTAACTGGGAGCGCCACTGCTTGAACAGCCACCCGGCTAAGCACGCGCCGACGACACTACCCGGAAAGGAAAAAATCGTTCCTACTCCGAGGAGATTGCGTAGCAAACTGACGAGAAAGGCGATGGTGACTGCTGGCAAGGGGCCGAACAAGACCGCAGCTAAGACGTTAATGGCGTGTTGTACAGGGTACGCCTTAACGAGCCCTAACGGTAGTGACAAAAATTGTACGCTCATCGTGCCGATCGCGACCAAAACGGCCATCGTCGTCAGTTGCCGCACGGTGAAAGTTTTTGTCGTCTTGTCGGCGTCAAGCATGCGGGATTTCCCCTTGTGCGCTTACTATCGTATGACGCAGCGTGGCTGCTGCTCGCTCTGGATCGGCTTGCGCGGCGATCGCCGAGATGACGGACACGCCACAGACGCCGGTACGGATCACCTCGCTGGCGTTCGCTGCCGTGATACCGCCGATGGCGACGATCGGAACGGATCTGGGCAACTGTGCAATGAACCGCTCTAATCCGACCGGAGTGAGAGGTTCTTTTGCATCCTGCTTCGTTTTGGTCGGAAAAACGGGGCCGACGCCGAGATAATCCGCACCGTCTGTAATCGCTCGCTCGGCTTCCGCCACCGTATGAGCAGAAACACCGAGAGACATTTTATCGCCGATCCGTTTCCGTGCCTCTTTCGCCGGCGTGTCGCTTTGTCCGACGTGTACGCCGTCCGCATTCAGTAAGAGGGCTAATTCGACATCGTCATTGACGATAAACGGAATGCCGGCCCGGCGGCACTCGGCGCGTAACGCCTTTCCTAAAGTAAGCGTATCGCGCACGGAATAGGCAGTGTTTTTTTCTCGAAATTGAAAACACGTAACCCCGCCGCGAATCGCCTGTTGTAGGACGTCGAGAGGTGAAGTCGTGGGACATTGTTCACTGCCTAAAATAAAGTATAGTTGCAAATCGTCCTTAGAGAGCATCGTGTATCTTCCTTTCACGTCGCGTCTTCATCGCCTTATTTGACGCATTCGATTTGTGCGTTTTCCACCAGTGCCATTGGCTTGAGAAAATAAAGTTCATCGAGCAAGCGCCAATTGAGCTCGCCCGGTCCGATCGCAGCAACTGCTTCGGTTCCCGAAGTGGTCGTTTTTGATGGATCCGTATTTGGACCCGTATGTTGTAACGCGTGTTGTGGCGTCGTTTTTTCCGCCACCGCCTTAGCCGCGGCCCGCTCGGCTGCCAGACCGAGTGAACATAACCCGGCGATTGCTGCGAGCGCGCCGTCATCTGTTACAGCGGCATACGCACCGATGAGTGCCGTCGCTAAACAACCAGATCCGGTAATGTAAGGGAGCAGGGGATGGCCGTTCGCGACTGTCACGAGGCGACTCTCGTCGGCAATGATGTCTACTTTTCCCGTAATCGCGACCGGGAGGTGGTAGCGCCGCACGAACGTCTCGGCGAGCATGAGTGGATCGCCGCCGTCCGTAGCTGCATCGACGCCTTTTTGTTGCCACGGCATTTGGCAGAGTGCGGCGATTTCCGCAGCGTTCCCGCGTACAACAGATACAGTCACTTCCCGCATGATACGGTCGATCGCCGCGTTGCGGTAGCTCGTTGTGCCATAACCTACCGGGTCGAGGACGACCGGTACGCCTAGCCGATTGGCCGCTTGTCCCGCTAATAGCATCGCCTGTAAACTGTACGTCGTGAGTGTGCCTGCGTTTAATACGAGGGCGTCGGCGTGGGCGACCATTTCCGCCACTTCGTCCGGTTCCGAGGACATCACTGGCGAAGCGCCGATCGCTAACGTGCCGTTAGCGGTAAAGTTCGTCACGACGTCGTTCGTAATGTTGTGTATGAGTGGTTTCTCGGCACGTAACGCTTGGCGGAGTTGTTGCAATTGCCCGCGTATGCGTTGCTCACGCGTTTCGCGCATTTCACGCATTAGGAACACCTCGCCCGGTAGCTGGTTGCTCCTTACGGCTCCGCGCAACTTGTCGTTCCTCTCGCGGTTCGTTTTGTCGCTCGTTTTGCTGTTCACTGTACGCCCAGTGGTTGACAGGGCCTTGTCCGTGTCCGATGGCGAGTGGGGAAGCGATCGCCGCAGTAATGAACGCTTTCGCCGTTTCGATCGCCTGATGCGGCGATGCGCCTTTGGCAAGTTCGGCCGTAATGGCGGCAGAGAGCGTGCAGCCTGTGCCGTGCGTATGTTTGGTCGCGACACGCGGGGACGCGAATTCGGAGAACGTGTGTCCGTCGTAAAAAATGTCGCGAGCCTCACCTGCGAGGTGTCCACCTTTTACTAACGCGGATGTTGCCCCGCACACCTCGACGATGTACTTGGCCGCATCTTTCATTCCTTCGATGGACACAACGCGCCGTCCCGTAATGACTTCCGCCTCCGGAATGTTCGGAGTGACGACGGCAGTGAGGGGGAGTAAATGTTGCACGAGCGCGTCGCGTGCATTTTCCGCCAGTAAAGCGTCCCCGCTTTTCGCCACCATGACCGGATCCATCACATAATGCGCCACGTCGTACTGCTTAATTTTGTGGGCGAGCAACTGAATGACGGCAATTTGCGATAACATCCCCGTTTTTATCGCCTCCGGGCGAATGTCTTCAAAAACAGCGTCTAGTTGGTCTTCGATGAGTGGTAACGGCATGTCTAAAAACGTCCGCACTCCGAGCGTGTTTTGGCTCACGACAGCCGTGATGACGGACATACCGTAAACGTGTAGTTGTTGAAACGTTTTTAAATCTGCTTGGATACCGGCTCCTCCCGACGGATCGGTGCCAGCAATCGTTAACGCTTTGTAAACGTGTGGCATAGTAAAAGTCCTCCTTCTTCTGTTTGACACCAATTAAATAACACCGCGGCAATGTGCGCGGTGTTCGTTCCAGTGCGAGTTTTAAAGTTGCGTAACGTTTACCGATTGTCACTCGGACGGCCTACTAGGCCGAAACCTTGCACCAATAGCAAGAGCCGAGAAAAATCGGTAGACGCGAGCGTACGACTCGTCTAATCCCTCCGCTGGCATTACCCAGATCAGGTGAAGCAGTCGACGTCGGCCCTCGCGGTTATACGTCCTCTCAGCCTAGTTAGCCCTAAGCTCCCGCACTTCGATACAATTGTTTGCAGTGATATGTGTGCTTCGCTTTCAGTATACATGGGTAGGCGCGAAATTGTCAAACCATACTGATAGTGAAGGGATAATCGGGTAAAGGAGCTAGCTAAGTCTTTCATGCTTGGTCTAGTTCCGTATTCCCCGTATAATAGACATGTTCACTAGATCCGAAAAAAACGCCATCGAATACGATGCGTCTCAAGATTACTCACTATAATTAGCCGGACGACAGCCATGCGATGATCGTTTGCGACTTTTTTTAATCAGATGAAGCGAGAAGTCGATGCGTCGCTCGGGGAGATTGAGACACTGCTCGCACTAGGTGCTACGGCGCGGCAAGCCGTACAAGAGCCGCTCAAACGCAGGCGTTATTGTGAATCGTAACAAGCTGCTGACACACATTAATTTAAAGGAAATAAAACATAAATCAACGTATTGCCTATGGTATAAATATGGTATACAATACAGTTTGTGTAAGCGCTTGTTATAGGCTAAATACGTCATGAACTATGTGAAGGGAAGGAGTGTTGGGTATCAAAGTGACCAGATCTGTCGTTCACTTTTGCCGACGTTGGTCATCTTTCTTTTTTTCTAACGCTACTTTACGGAAGGGAATGTGCTGTCCGGCATGAAATAGGTACAAAATAGGTATTTATTGGAAAATTGTAGCTAACATAACTATA is a window from the Numidum massiliense genome containing:
- the ehuD gene encoding ectoine/hydroxyectoine ABC transporter permease subunit EhuD; the encoded protein is MTWDWEFALSIFPTLFQAMGITLAATVAAYAIALVFGLVLAFGRRCKWKLIAWPTIGFIEFVRSTPPLVQLFFLFYAWPQLPYIGMSLSPFTAGAIGLGLHYSTYMSEVYRSGIEAVPKGQWEASKALNFSRVQTWTHIVLPQAIPPVIPMLGNYLIVMFKETPLLSAITVVEMLQTAKIIGSETFRYLEPMTIVGLLFFVLSYPSAILVRKVEQRMQLKGKSAQKGVVT
- the ehuC gene encoding ectoine/hydroxyectoine ABC transporter permease subunit EhuC; the protein is MSSSTFLPELLRGTGITVQILVLSAIFTFVIAFVAGFGRLSRSRIVRRITAVYVELFRGTSLLVQMFWIFFALPAFGLELSPLLAGVIALSLNYGAYASEIVRGAIQAVPHGQTEAAIALNMTRWQRMRFVILPQALTIMLPGFCNTSIELLKGTSLVSLITLGDLTYQAMMLRNSYTSQQGEIFFLLLVLYFVIALPLILTARWLEKRASKGVATR
- the ehuB gene encoding ectoine/hydroxyectoine ABC transporter substrate-binding protein EhuB, with the translated sequence MKKFISLSIVLLLSMWVVACGSEGDNNGKTLERIKSKGKVTIGFANEKPYGYKTSDGKITGEAVEVARAIFKEIGVEEMEGHVTEFGSLIPGLQAERFDVITAGMYIAPERCKEVAFAEPEVKYGEALAVKKGNPKNLHGYEDIAKNPDVKVSVMAGANQVGYLKKLGVKEEQIVIAPDIPANISAVESGRVDATTMTDLTLRSALQSEESSKVEIVDDFKQPIIDGKSVVNYGAAAFRKEDDELRKKYNEELKKLKESGKLLEIIEQFGFTEDNLPDDMTTKQLCSEK
- the thiW gene encoding energy coupling factor transporter S component ThiW; this translates as MLDADKTTKTFTVRQLTTMAVLVAIGTMSVQFLSLPLGLVKAYPVQHAINVLAAVLFGPLPAVTIAFLVSLLRNLLGVGTIFSFPGSVVGACLAGWLFKQWRSQLLAAGGEIIGTGMIGAIASVPIARLVFGEEKAVLAFVPSFLVSSVCGAVIGVIIVRYLQKTPLATFFQRQA
- the thiE gene encoding thiamine phosphate synthase produces the protein MLSKDDLQLYFILGSEQCPTTSPLDVLQQAIRGGVTCFQFREKNTAYSVRDTLTLGKALRAECRRAGIPFIVNDDVELALLLNADGVHVGQSDTPAKEARKRIGDKMSLGVSAHTVAEAERAITDGADYLGVGPVFPTKTKQDAKEPLTPVGLERFIAQLPRSVPIVAIGGITAANASEVIRTGVCGVSVISAIAAQADPERAAATLRHTIVSAQGEIPHA
- the thiM gene encoding hydroxyethylthiazole kinase; this translates as MREMRETREQRIRGQLQQLRQALRAEKPLIHNITNDVVTNFTANGTLAIGASPVMSSEPDEVAEMVAHADALVLNAGTLTTYSLQAMLLAGQAANRLGVPVVLDPVGYGTTSYRNAAIDRIMREVTVSVVRGNAAEIAALCQMPWQQKGVDAATDGGDPLMLAETFVRRYHLPVAITGKVDIIADESRLVTVANGHPLLPYITGSGCLATALIGAYAAVTDDGALAAIAGLCSLGLAAERAAAKAVAEKTTPQHALQHTGPNTDPSKTTTSGTEAVAAIGPGELNWRLLDELYFLKPMALVENAQIECVK
- the thiD gene encoding bifunctional hydroxymethylpyrimidine kinase/phosphomethylpyrimidine kinase produces the protein MPHVYKALTIAGTDPSGGAGIQADLKTFQQLHVYGMSVITAVVSQNTLGVRTFLDMPLPLIEDQLDAVFEDIRPEAIKTGMLSQIAVIQLLAHKIKQYDVAHYVMDPVMVAKSGDALLAENARDALVQHLLPLTAVVTPNIPEAEVITGRRVVSIEGMKDAAKYIVEVCGATSALVKGGHLAGEARDIFYDGHTFSEFASPRVATKHTHGTGCTLSAAITAELAKGASPHQAIETAKAFITAAIASPLAIGHGQGPVNHWAYSEQQNERQNEPREERQVARSRKEQPATGRGVPNA